The DNA segment CAGTGGAAAGTGAATGCTGATGATGACATTGCTAGACCTGGGCTGATTTAACTTTAGAGTGTAgccgctgcaaaaaaaaaatgggaggacAGCTATTCAGGCAAGTGTCGTGTGATGACAAGTACGCATTGAAAATGGCTCACTGTGAATAACCTGCTGTATCTTTGGAGACTCGAGAATGACACTGATGCAGAATGAAATATTGACAGTGACATTTCATATAATTTCTAGAAATGTTGTCCACTATACGTTTGTTCGataggatatatatatatatatatatatatacacatgcacacatgcacgcacacggtATATTTGTGAATAATTACCACAAAGACATGGACTCACTCGAGCAATAAAATATCAATGTTAGAAGATGGGTCACTGATCGGGCTCTAATAATGTTCTGAGCTCCCGTCGTAATACTTTTTCTTCATTCGGTACCCTCAGCTGAGTTCCAAACGCAAACTGGCAAAGTTTTTCTATTCTTGTCTTGTAGTTGAAGTTGAATTTGAGTCTCGTGACTACTAAATAAAATTCAAGGCTTCAGAAAGATAGCCAAGCAAATCCTATAATTTGGTTACTTGGGTCTGAGTCTGCCACCTCTGGTGCACTGTTTTTTATTGAAACTTTAGTTTAACCTTTCCAAAGGTTTTGGTTTATTTTAAGTGAGATCTGAACCCTGTGGGGAAAAATTTAATCACATGGTGACTTCAAAAATGTGATTCAAACAGAAAGGCAGGAGAGGGCATAGCAGAGAATTCTGTGGAattctgagaacgttttctcagCTTTCGCTTTCTGTGTGAGACAAATTTAGTTACCTGTTCTCTGTGTGCGACCTCCTACAGGTTATTTTACATCCTCTAAGACCCCGCATGTCACCCACTCAGGGCAGTGTTTGGGTGGCTGTGATCTGGATAATGGCCAGCTGTTTCTCCCTGCCACATGCCATCTATCAGAAACTCTTCACTTTCAGGTtcaggtaaacacacacacacacacgcgcacacatgtgcgcgcatgtacacacacagactcacacactcactcacatgcGCACACTTAAACACACACGAACCTAGCATGAATCATTGAATGAAAGTTATTATATTGATACAAGAATAGGAGCATGACATTTTGGTCACCATGGCAATAAGGTGGTTGCTGACTGTTATCATATTTTAATAATGATGGAAATATCAGCTAATGATATGACCGTGAGTGATCATGCAGGTGCATTAGACGGTTGAGGAGATTTCGAGGTGTTTTAATGTACTGATTGATATTTGCGCATTTTTTCCAGGCGAGCACTATAAAATTGATTCTACGTTATGCTGTATGATGAAGTTGTCGCTGTGATGAAATTGTTATAAATTGCATAGGCAACTCCAATAATTGAAGGGAGCCTGCATGTTCAATCCCCCCGAGGACATACATCGTAAATTACATTGCGTGTGTGAAAGATATGTCCGGATACATTTTCTGTCACTTTTTTGGGGACTTTTTATTTATAGCTGTAATCAATCTAAAATTTTGTCTGCATCCCAGAGAACACTTTCTTTGATCGACAACTCTGAGCCAAAAAAACATCCACAAAATAAAGCACATACAGACTGAAATTCTGAGGTGTGACGCTAAGTGGTCTACTTACGATGATTGTGATATTTAAAATTTTGTCATTTGCCCTTCAAACACTCAAGCTAAATAGCGTAAATTGAACATTATTATGAGAAAAGCGGTGTAGGCAGCAAGTAATGTAGGTCATGCAGTTTAGTCagggattgttttttttgtgaatgTATCTGTTTTTCTTAGAAACGTTTGAAGTGCAAATTTCATATTTTATTCAGAAAATTTCAAGTAAATGTCTCCTTGTCACGTTTTTAAGGTCTAATGTACTTGTCTGCTTAGTTTCATATGAATGTTTCCAGAAAAGCCACTTTAAAAGCCCGTTTAATTCAACATGTTCATTTTTTCAACTGAGTCATTACTCTGCCTTAAATAAAAATCGTTGACTAATTTCAAGCTTGATCTCCTTTGCAGTCAAAAAAAGGAGCGCAGCCTGTGCCTCCCAGACTTCCCCGAGCCATCGGACGTCTACTGGAAGTATATAGACCTCCTCACCTTCATACTCCTTTATATGCTGCCCCTCGTCATCATCACGGCATCTTACACTACGTTGGCCCACCGGCTGTGGCACCACAATGCCATCGGCGATGCCACTAGGGCTCAGCACGCCACCCAGAGGAAGAAGCGTCGCCGCACGTTGGCCATGTTGCTCATAGTGGTGGCGGTGTTCGCCGTCTGCTGGTTCCCGCTCAACTGTTACGTGGTGCTGCTGTCCAGCCACGCCATCAACTCATCCAACGTTCTTTACTTCTGCTTTCACTGGCTGGCTATGAGTTCCACCTGCTACAACCCGTTCATCTACTGTTGTCTCAACCCCACCTTCCGCCAGGAGCTACGCCTTCTCCTGAGCGTATGCAGAAGGAGTCGCAGAGTGACGGTGGAACTGGAGCTTGAGCGGCAACCCGCCACCGCGCGCCCTCCGTGCCGCCGGACCGCCTGGCCTGACAACGATGAGTCGTTGGGAGAGAGGCAGGCTTTGCCGCAGCCCAGCCACCCACCCGTGCAGAAGAACCACGCTTTATCCGACCAGTCACCCTATCTCAAGGACACGCACTCTCTTTTCACTGCCAGGCGGGCCCTCACGGGGAGAACTGACATACTGTCCGTCGAGCCCATTGTGGCTATGAGCTGACTAAACCCGTAACGCAGTGCAATCAGGACATCTTTGATTACTTCTTCACGAcctcttttacatttccatTTGGTTCTTTGGGAAAAGCGGCATCATCTcagttcatgttttttttttttcttcatgaaaCTCCTACAGTGTGGACAAAGCAACTCACTGAAAATTCATTTACCATTTGCTTGTGAAGAAACAGTTTCTCCTCATGAAACGCTGGAACTGGGCACAAGACGCAAACCTCTTGCTAAGATATTGGTACGTAGCAATTCACAATAATCAACAATATTATGACCACTTCCCCAATCTGTTTCAGGATGAATCAAATAATTGACCCTTACAAAAGTTTGACACTGTGAGATAGGACTTCACCCAATAAGTAATGCGCTGTTAGTTTTTCATAATAAGAGTTATTCCTCATATTGAGGTATGCAAAATATTATCGGCAACTTCTCACATTCTGCGGCACCTCATTAGCTCATGGATGAGgtgtagcccatcccagctgGCAGGGTTCACTCTGGCCAATTAAGTACTACAGACCTTTGtttgcagcctttttttttcttctttcttcaaaCAAAGCTCAAGATGGCGAAAAAATGTAACCCAAACTGGATGTGCCATCTGCTCCAAGCAAAAGTGCATTTAATAGTTCTGCCTGTCACAATATGTTGCTGCCATAAGTAGATATGCCAGAATACATTATGTTTTTACAAATAATTAGCTGAAATCGCATAACTACCCTGATGTTCTCTCGCAGCCTACTAATGTGCCACAGGACAATAATTGGCAATCAATGGATAGAGACAAACACCAATTCACACTCATTCACACTTATAAACAAATGAGTGTCTTCAGTGAACCAAACATCCgggtttttggaatgtgaggGGAAGCCAAAGGCATGCATAAAACTGAAACGCAATCTCCACATAGAAAGGCCTCAGTTTCACCATTGTGCGTAACTTTGTTAAATAAACTCCCATCCGTCAGTGTCAAACAAAACCCAGCAGTATTATCTTTTGAAAGGCGGGGAAAGTTGTCTCGAGCACTGTTGTTAGAGCTGCCTTGGAATCGGGAGGAGATCCATTCAGCACCCTGCCTATCACCCAGAAGCTATTTAAGATCACATTGTCTCAAAATGGCTCATTGCTGTATCTTGCAGCACAAAGGAAAGCATGGATAATGACGGCCATCCTTTGGCTACAAAAAGACTATTGCTTCTAATCTACCTCGACATGCAACATTATGATATGAATCGCTTTTTATTTCTGCcaacacttcaaaagatttttttttaagcagtcTGATCAGTTGCACAACTCAGTACAATCAAAAACATTTGGATCcttttacttttatttcatAGTTAAGATATCTCAAATCAATACAATTGACATTGTTTAAGCATGAAAAGGTCAGGAGTCCACAATatgtatttactttttttaataGACGTACTGTATGCTGTTCAGTGTCACGTTGAGTTGGGTGTGTGCTTAAGTGGACAGCATTTCATACTTCAATCACTGACTGAGAAGTGAGCACGGTAACTGAGTATTGATCAATCtagctatctgtctgtctgtctctaaaGTACAGGCACCACGTGGTATAATTGTGTTGGTCtatgaccataaaaaaaaaaaaaaactcaatcaaAATGCTTTATAATGTTtctgtgtataaaaaaaaaaaatgtttcgtttttgttgttgttttgtaagTCAAGTCACGAATACAACACTCAAGGATCTTTTTATGATTTCGGTGTACATTGGTTTAATAGCCTAACTGAAGACATACAATTTAGGATGTGAATgtttttaaaagcaaaattacagacCTACCTTTTAGTTTCATTGTTATGTCTATTTAATCCTGAtcatgttatttttattattaattcttCTTTCATGGGTTAGTTTTATCCTTCACCCATCCTTTCAATTTTAAAAACACAGTTGACACCAATTTTTTTCCATACCATGGTCACTGAGTAAGAAGATAATGTGCAAAAGTTTTCATTTGTTGGATGAAGATGTTTTTTGCTAGAAATAACACAAAATGTCAAATGATTCTAAGACATTTTTCAAGATTCATTTGTGGGGGGAATGGAATGCTATTTTCTACATTCTTAATtttcacaaaaacaacaatgttCAAAAGTATTCCTACCCTTTTCTCACAACAGTCATATCCAATATTCTAAATGAATATCCTTGAACATGCTGTGCTTTGTAGATCAACCTTTCCCAGATTATTTTTCACGTTGCTTCATTTCAGATGTTTTCGTTTTTTCCTTAGAACTTCTCTCGCTTTTGAGTTGATAAAATTGCTCCTCGTTGTTGACAATTTTTGGACCTTTTCACCTTGCTAGCTGTTTTcttctagatcaggggtgttTTTTAGGGATGCACTGTTGTCGTCGATTCCCTTGGAGTGCCATTATAACTGTCAACGTCTTCTATGTActacatacagtataggctacacaacaaactgatggataactagttttcaaatcagagactaataaaaactgttcaaatagtttaagaagatgaatggtaataaaacttgctggcaatatctctattttttaaaaagtgaagacagtttataattttagtaatgacacaaagtcgatgcaaaatttgtcttcgagggccacataaaattatgtggcgggccagatacggcccgccacaagaGCCAAAAAAAGCCTGATATTGTAAGAGGATTTGTTTTGGTAACACGGGTAATAAAAATGAGGAAATTTCATTTAAAATacttgcggcttatagtctgaaaattacaGTTGTTAAGATCTGCACAGTTGAAGATGACCACAATGTGTTCCATGGACATCTGCAATTTTTCAACTTTTATTGATTAAGAAGTTTGATTTGTTGGATGGGAATCTTGCTGGAAATAACACCGAATGTTAAAAGATTCATACATTATGGATGGTGATACAATTTATCCACAATCAACTTTGCTTGCTTGGTTGCTATGGATTCTCCCACCTCCTCACATGTTCCAAACATGAATGTTAGGTTCACTGGAGGCTGTAAATTGTTcattggtgtgacaatgtgtacCAATGGTTGCCTGAAATAGATTCCAACGCATCCAAGAGCTGTAAGACTAAAGCAAAATATTCTATGCTTCAAATACGCCTCTAGTTAATGTCATAAATTAATCAAAATGCAAGTCTCTGACCCCTGTGGAAATATCTGTGCGCGTGCACAATATACACCGAGACCGTGCTTTGCATTGGAAAAGTCTGATGCGACAGCAATTTTCTAGGAAGTAGTCGTGATTGAgtgtaaacacttttttttttatacaaggaAACAATTACTGTCTCTAGAAAAATAGTTTCAGAGCAACAAAGACAATCCTAAAAACACGCTTTTGCCAATTTCAAAACATCTCTCATGGTCACTCAAAGTCTTCTGgagtactttttattttatgttttgaatgacCCATTGTAGGTAATTTTCTTGGTTCAAGGCCATTGTAGGTATGTCAAAGTAAAAGTCTGCttcattgtcaatttcttcacatgccaagacacacaaagagattgaaattacgttcccactatcacacggtgacaagacatagttcacaatgtacatacaagtaaacaacacaagacaagacaaaataaaacaagacagaTGATCTTTGTTCAATTTTAAAGGGGCTGGGTGGAAGATGAGTGAATTTAActcaacattatttttttgtccttcAACGGCCAAAATTGTCTACCAGAATAAATAAAACTTAATACAGTCCTATTTTCAAATTATCTTTTTTCAATGCCATCCTTTTTAATTGTAATATTTTCACATGTCTGCTATGTAATTCTATGATAAACACAGACGTTTATATTCATGCTGGTTATATGATACCTATCCAAAATTCCTGTCTTTAACCTCACACTGAGATTTCATGGAAACTCTCCGGAAATTTACCACCCCTAATGCTAGCTGTAAATAGGAACAACATCATGTATCGCGTGTTTTCACCTTATTCATCGACATGGCTTTGTTGATATGAAATGTACTTCTGCCCTTCAATATGTTCCTTGAGTTACATTTCTGTATGTTTACAGTATATCAAACTAGTAAACCAGCTGGCGTTTGTgtgaaagctgactttgacttttgactttgaaatccATAACCTGCTTTTCAGTCATGTCTCTTAACAAACCTGTGTTTATGTATTGCACGCTCATGTGAGAGGAGAATACCATTGAGGATATATCGTAACAGCCTCCAGAGTCTGCTGGTCAATGTAGCAAAGCAATGACACTACAGATCTGAATTTCTTTAACCAATCAAATTTCAGATTCACCTGACAGGAACGgctatgatttattttatttcaggaCACATACTATTACAGGGACAAACAATATGATAAGATGAACAAAAGATGCCCAAATGTAACATTGATGAAAGGTTGCGTTCCCCTGTGCGCGTCTGCCGGTTATGGTTAGGTAGTCTGAACTCAGAGGCTGTTATTCTGCCAGAATAACGTAATCAATAAATGCTAAGGGGTATTCGACTTGCTCTCATATTTCCGCTCTTGCCTTCAAGGGAACACACGAAGGACAACCAGAGAGAGGTAGTTACATACCAATTAGAATGATTATTCAATATTTGACTGGGATGAAACTGAATCGCACACGTTTGCATTGTGCACATGGCCTCTAACACCAACCTGCTAAACGGCGATGAATTCTGGCATTGATTGGCTCCTTCAGTAACTAGGCACAAGTCGCGAGCTTTTTGACTGGCCGGAAAGTTTTAGCTCGACTTGTTGCCACTTGTTACTCACTCAGGTTCAATGGTTTAGTGGCATGCTGGGTAATCGGGAGAGCCGGACTTTTTCCTGGAGAGCCACTCCAATGTGTGGGGATGGGGCCAGACCATCATTAATAggccatatgtgtgtgtgcgtgtgcgtgtgtgtgattaaGAAAATGTCAGTTGAAGTCAGTTGCGTAAtgccacaaacaaaacattcaaaagCATAATTTTGTTTGTTCCTTCTTGCTGGCTTCCTGCTGCCTCATTACTTGCAGATAGAGGTTCAGATGGGTCAAGGTATTTCATTTGTCACGCTTCTGATGAGTTGAAGAGAGCCAATTTGCTGTGCACTGCATGTTGGCCTTTTGGGTCAGACTCGATACATTCACATTGTGAATAGCAGCAAACTGTATTTTCTTACCTAGAAACATTTCTAATGTATCAATTTGGAGTTCAAATTTATTGGTGGGTGCGTTGTGAAATCAAACAGATGACATAAGGATTGTGAAGATAAATGGGTCagagaatgaatgaacgaaggaACGAACAAAGCATGGCTTCTGCGTTGATAACTACACGTCATCCTTTCATGAGTTTTATCACTGCCACAGATTACTGACCTTGAAGCAATTTCACAACACATATAACCACGAGTAGACATATGTGCTTTGCTTGACACCTAATGGCTTTCATCATTATGTTGTCAAGTGTCTCTCTACGTTATTGTGTGTCTGCTGATTTTCTTGAATTCTTGGCCAGAAATTCACAGCAAGAAGCATAGCGTCTGCAGTGGGTCAGGTACTGACTTAGGTTTGACCTCTTTCTTgtattaagtcaagtcaagtcaagtttatttgtatagccctaaatcacaaacagtctcaaagggcttcacatggacaaaaattgacaattattctcaattaTTACTCTTTGGGATTCTTTTAACCTTTTCCTCATTCTGCAACGCAAAGTTCACTTCCACTGGGCTACCACAGTGACTGATGGGGATTATATTGAGATGCTGACTCGAGCTTGAGGAGCCTTTTAAACTGAACAAAACACTTCATCTTACAAGTCAGAATCATTTAAATGTTTGCTGCAAATCTCTGGTTGgtctagcctatttgttttgattttcttgACTTTTTTGGGGTTTCATGATGATAAAATAGTCACAAAGCAAAGAAGTAAACAATAGCATTCAGCTTGCGTTGCCCCAGCATTGATGTCATCAGGTTCATGCCTAAAGGACATAAAAAGAGGTATTTTTGAAATTGCAGAATACCGTCACACCTGACCACCTCCTATGATGCACCTCAATTGTCCATGATGACCTCTGACAGGTTTATATCATATGTCGAGCAAACTGAAAAGCTGTAAATTAACATTTTCAGAGGAAGCGACTGAAATGTGGGTGTTTTTCATCATATTATGAAAGAAGCAACCAAAGCACCATAACCTTTGGCagaggagagagggagagagaaagaacgCAGCTTGGTGACTCCACAGATGGCTACATGGAGAGAGATTCTTTCATCATCATTTCCGTCTTGAAAAAAGATATAATGTACGTCATAATAAACTCAAAAGTGTGTTCTTTCCATAAGTAAAATGTATGGTAACTAATGGTTTTGGTTTTGAGGGTCCCGGATTTTGAAAACTGATTatctaaaaaatattaaaaatttgaaaatttctttAGGATACTTTGAATCATCATAAATCCATAAATGTTTTTCTCCATCAATGTGCACCATTCCTTGAggtcgaaaaaaaaaacaattgtcatTTTGGGGATATTAAACCTGGTTTGGGAGACTGCCGTTTGTCACTTCATTCATACTAGTATTATCTGTGCAGCTCCACCATTGGTCAAATAATTGACCAATGGTGTGACctaaaatgtaataaataaaaacggCGATACGCTTCATCTTCCTTTTGCGCATGCGCACTACGTTACACACAGGAAGAACCATCGCGTCCCCCCGAGGACATTAAATCTACTTAAAAAGGTACTCAAAGAACATTCCGTTGTGATATTCTGCCCTCTTAACAGTAAACCTACATGTAACTTCCAACTAGACGCTGCACCTGACGTGTCTTTATTCGTAGTTCTGCGTCAGCATTGCTTTTCTCACATTGTTGTGCTAACCGGCGATAGCTAGCTACATTTAGCATTGTACCTTCCTGTTAAGCTAACGCCAGCTTTTGTTTCATTCATGCCCCTCTCGAGTCAAGTCCATTTTTAACTTGAACGCTTACCTCCATACATAAGGACTACTCAAAATGATAACCTACCAACTCAATCGCTTTAACGGTGCGTTTATGTGATTAATATGATGGCTGTCACAAGAATCTCTTCTGTATGAAAAGAGACGTATTCGGCTTGAGACGCCAACATGCACGGAGCGGCCaactcattaggtacaccggcaTCATCTAATAACCACTACAGAATGTTTTTCCCTTTTGAAGTTGGTGTGTTTAGTGACGTTACTTGTGATATtctcatatatatatttatatatttgtgcATACAATTGTAGTGTCTACTGTATACTATACTCTGCCTTttgtcaacaacaaaaatgataaACGCATGAATCGTGACAAAAGTTTCGAAAATTCTTACGGCATAAAAACGTGTTTGTTGCAACTTGTGTTAAACTGTCATGGATACCAAATGTTTTTGCCTGTGGGCACACAAGACAGACATGCATGGACAACAgcgtctattttttattttctcttacAGAGAAGTGGAACGTATTAAATATTCTTGATGCACAGTTTAAGGTCTATATACCAGCATGCTCTGTGTCCAACTACTATAAAGTATTGTTATCTGAGGGTCTGTTGGGAATGTCCATCTGAACCGCTTTATCCTCATGAGGGTCGCGGGttggctggagcctatcccaacagtCTTTGGGCGGAAAGTGGGGTACACCCCGAACTGGTCTCCAGTTTCCATTACCATCTCCGGCGTGTTTATGTGTGGTTATGATGTTCTTATGATGATTATTGCTAATTGCTACTGCTGGTCTGATTACGGGACCTGAGTCAAGAATTTGCTAATGCTTTCTCATGCTCAGCTCTTAGGAGCTCATCTCCAGGAGTAAAGCTGTATAAACGAAACGAAGGAAGCGGTGCGTCGTACGGGGAGCTGCCAGTGGACGTCGTCATGAGTTACAAGCCCATTGCTCCTGCGCCGTCTGGCTCCAACCACACACCGCCTGGTTTGTTTTTACACTAACCAAATAAGCTtgtcattcttcagtcactcggaCCTGTTTTCAGAAATACGCAGCTAACAaaacatctactttgttgttgaAATTGACACATGCTTCAAGTGTGAGTTTGAAAGGTACGACTAAGTTTGGGTTTTGTTGCTGACTTTGTGGTGTGTATTCAGGCTCCTCCGTGCCCTCTCCTTCCCTCCCGTCGTCGTCGAACTTCCGGCCAGCTTTCAGCGACTTTGGCCCACCCTCCATGGGCTTTGTTCAGGTATGCTAGCTGCACTCCAGCATATCCGTGATGAGTCACAACGGTTGAATGGGAGACTGCTGAGCTCTGTTTTTGAAGATACTTTTTTCCCCCGACCGTGAACAGCAACACTTTCTTTGATATTTGTGAATTGCCACACGCTGGCTGACAATTTCGGAAAACAACCTGTGCCATTTTTCGGAGGGCATGTCAATTGGTCAAATTTTCTTTGAGCCAAACTTTTAAGTTTCAAGCAGCTTCAGATATGCTGCTGCTTGCTTAGAGCGAAAAAGGAAATGGAGAAATTACATGAGTGTCAAGAAGAGCCACAGTTGGCATTGCACTTTTAATTCATCTCAATGGAATATACGAGTAATAAGTTCACCAATAATGTGCTCTGGTCACATATAACGCCCAAGTCAAGTTGTTATTGGTGATTTGATGCATCTCTCGTTCTCTTTCTGAAAAATCCTGATCAGCCCGTCAAGGTCAGTCAAGGGTCGACTTACAGCGAACTTCTGTCAGTCATAGAGGAAATGAGTCGTGAGATCCGACCCACATATGCTGGAAGCAAAAGTGCTATGGAGAGACTAAAGAGAGGTATTAGACACCA comes from the Syngnathus scovelli strain Florida chromosome 5, RoL_Ssco_1.2, whole genome shotgun sequence genome and includes:
- the cdk2ap2 gene encoding cyclin-dependent kinase 2-associated protein 2 isoform X1, translated to MHGAANSLALRSSSPGVKLYKRNEGSGASYGELPVDVVMSYKPIAPAPSGSNHTPPGSSVPSPSLPSSSNFRPAFSDFGPPSMGFVQPVKVSQGSTYSELLSVIEEMSREIRPTYAGSKSAMERLKRGIIHARALVRECLAETERSART
- the LOC125969069 gene encoding G-protein coupled receptor 83, with protein sequence MIRSGFVCLTAMVFCMVTSPTAAMGLNKVNDSAPEASGLLSYGELVANTSGKLGNRTSPYLLLDFDEGMLEDWRSLASGDGRRGRESGVKALLVAAYSVIIIISLFGNTLVCHVIVKNKRTQSATSVFIMNLAVADVFITLLNTPFTLVRFVHSTWVFGRTMCHISRFVQYCSLHVSTLTLTAIALDRRQVILHPLRPRMSPTQGSVWVAVIWIMASCFSLPHAIYQKLFTFRFSQKKERSLCLPDFPEPSDVYWKYIDLLTFILLYMLPLVIITASYTTLAHRLWHHNAIGDATRAQHATQRKKRRRTLAMLLIVVAVFAVCWFPLNCYVVLLSSHAINSSNVLYFCFHWLAMSSTCYNPFIYCCLNPTFRQELRLLLSVCRRSRRVTVELELERQPATARPPCRRTAWPDNDESLGERQALPQPSHPPVQKNHALSDQSPYLKDTHSLFTARRALTGRTDILSVEPIVAMS
- the cdk2ap2 gene encoding cyclin-dependent kinase 2-associated protein 2 isoform X2, whose product is MSYKPIAPAPSGSNHTPPGSSVPSPSLPSSSNFRPAFSDFGPPSMGFVQPVKVSQGSTYSELLSVIEEMSREIRPTYAGSKSAMERLKRGIIHARALVRECLAETERSART